One region of Macadamia integrifolia cultivar HAES 741 chromosome 11, SCU_Mint_v3, whole genome shotgun sequence genomic DNA includes:
- the LOC122093654 gene encoding protein FRIGIDA-ESSENTIAL 1-like isoform X3 — protein sequence MPSSSFISTSPSEGDDMAVTAEASDKGSDSEIENNDDGDEYGGSEEEVEDEGDSANGEERVVDLSDSENVADSSQEIKSEGHDEDLRSGSRSSTPEKSKPILPTDICDMEGSVEASPNKKAPCDAPRFYSEVYTGNEAHLSNYDPLGAYNTTSLSDNEKLGAAETLMSNGSRKKDSNGVLNTEEDTKRIDIKEGKDLKLRVSSLPTSQLRPRSLSPGAEFEDRNKRPAIVCDFFARGWCVKGSSCRFLHLKDGTGKGDVPVASLENEVKVDAGLRHDMDASKISAFPEPLASSATSSFSAKSHFPSERFLPKEHGENLGWHQFPEEHRLSSVLRGSPSSGLLQEASGSKSLPHYDFQQFSSTRDDLGKFSSLQDVDSENPRGSLGPDYKFHSTGSIISTSLYGGSSDPSVYDRSVREPLSLKQHSRSTVNDHTLPVFSSSTSFPSIGLSPPSSYISSSFGGLDGDREYHVSHSASLPQNSSSPFYSRSEPDRFPAGRKLQASSNDWEPSVPFRPSFFFGPAGISSPGSQYDPLLDSIEPHTGGHKSFQVSSSSLGAGIRHMPYQLTNCDSGLTWLHGPEYNTENHSLSYNHQSHGSVMEKNIHSHGLHKAADETFGTSVADNQTKVSTPKEGKTERPGHGHVVDVAKTKLSGHDPNPRYQTDARHKKESKSGGGRHSNETGLHQTPRQNQDMDAQNKESKTLKLFRAALVDFVKELIKPSWREGHLRKDAHKSIVKKAVEKVISTLQLHQVPTTPELINQYLSSSRSKIAKLVEGYVDKYVKSSAASG from the exons ATTCTAGCCAAGAAATCAAGTCTGAGGGGCATGATGAGGACTTGAGGTCAGGTTCCCGTTCCTCTACTCCGGAAAAATCTAAACCAATTCTTCCAACAGATATTTGTGACATGGAAGGTA GTGTTGAAGCCTCACCAAATAAGAAAGCTCCTTGTGATGCTCCAAGATTCTATAGTGAAGTCTATACTGGTAATGAAGCTCATTTAAGTAATTATGATCCCTTGGGTGCTTACAACACTACATCCTTGTCTGATAATGAGAAATTGGGAGCTGCCGAGACCCTGATGAGTAATGGCTCCAGGAAGAAAGATTCTAATGGTGTCCTAAATACTGAGGAAGACACTAAGCGAATAGATATCAAGGAAGGGAAGGACCTGAAGCTAAGGGTGTCAAG TTTGCCTACTTCCCAGCTAAGGCCTAGAAGTTTGTCCCCTGGTGCTGAATTTGAGGACCGAAACAAGCGCCCTGCAATTGTTTGTGACTTTTTTGCTAGAGGTTGGTGCGTGAAGGGGAGTTCTTGTAGGTTTCTGCATCTGAAAGATGGTACCGGTAAGGGAGACGTGCCTGTTGCAAGTTTGGAAAACGAAGTTAAGGTGGATGCAG GTTTGAGACATGATATGGATGCATCAAAAATTTCTGCTTTTCCTGAACCATTGGCTTCTTCAGCCACAAGTAGTTTTTCAGCAAAGTCTCATTTCCCTTCAGAAAGATTCCTACCCAAGGAGCATGGAGAAAATCTTGGGTGGCATCAGTTCCCTGAAGAGCATaggctttcttcagttctgagaGGCAGCCCGTCTTCAGGCTTATTGCAGGAGGCGAGTGGGTCAAAATCACTACCCCACTATGACTTCCAGCAATTTTCTTCAACTAGAGATGATCTTGGGAAGTTCTCCTCTCTTCAAGATGTGGACAGTGAGAATCCAAGGGGTAGTTTGGGTCCTGATTATAAATTTCATTCAACTGGCTCAATTATATCAACTAGCTTGTACGGAGGCAGTAGCGATCCCTCTGTTTATGACAGAAGTGTGAGGGAACCACTGAGTCTAAAACAGCATAGTCGATCCACGGTCAATGATCATACTTTACCAGTTTTCAGCTCCAGCACTTCCTTTCCATCGATAGGCTTATCACCACCATCCTCTTATATCTCTTCCTCTTTTGGTGGTTTGGATGGTGATCGGGAATATCATGTTTCTCATTCTGCTTCCTTGCCTCAAAATTCCTCATCACCATTTTACTCAAGATCAGAACCAGACCGGTTTCCTGCAGGACGTAAACTACAGGCTAGTTCAAATGACTGGGAGCCATCTGTACCTTTTCGaccatcttttttctttggtcCGGCAGGTATATCATCTCCTGGAAGCCAATATGACCCCCTTCTTGATAGCATTGAGCCACATACTGGAGGACATAAATCCTTTCAGGTTTCTTCCTCAAGTCTGGGGGCAGGCATCCGACATATGCCATATCAGCTGACAAACTGTGACTCTGGTTTAACTTGGTTGCACGGCCCAGAATATAATACTGAAAACCATTCACTTTCTTATAACCATCAGTCCCATGGCAGTGTAATGGAAAAGAATATTCATTCTCATGGCTTGCATAAGGCTGCTGATGAGACTTTTGGAACTTCCGTAGCTGACAACCAAACTAAAGTTTCTACACCTAAAGAAGGGAAGACCGAGAGGCCTGGTCATGGCCATGTTGTAGATGTtgcaaaaacaaaattaagTGGTCATGATCCTAATCCTAGATATCAAACAGATGCTAGGCACAAAAAGGAATCCAAGTCAGGTGGGGGTAGACATAGCAATGAAACTGGTCTTCATCAAACTCCACGACAAAATCAAGACATGGATGCACAAAACAAGGAATCAAAAACACTTAAACTTTTCCGTGCCGCCCTTGTGGATTTTGTGAAAGAATTGATTAAACCATCTTGGCGTGAGGGTCATTTGAGGAAGGATGCACACAAAAGTATTGTTAAAAAAGCAGTTGAAAAGGTCATTAGCACATTGCAGCTGCATCAAGTTCCTACTACACCAGAATTGATTAACCAATATCTATCTTCTTCCCGATCTAAAATTGCAAAGCTTGTTGAG GGATATGTTGATAAATATGTCAAGTCTTCAGCTGCCAGTGGCTGA
- the LOC122093654 gene encoding protein FRIGIDA-ESSENTIAL 1-like isoform X2 translates to MPSSSFISTSPSEGDDMAVTAEASDKGSDSEIENNDDGDEYGGSEEEVEDEGDSANGEERVVDLSDSENVAGDALNDSSQEIKSEGHDEDLRSGSRSSTPEKSKPILPTDICDMEGVEASPNKKAPCDAPRFYSEVYTGNEAHLSNYDPLGAYNTTSLSDNEKLGAAETLMSNGSRKKDSNGVLNTEEDTKRIDIKEGKDLKLRVSSLPTSQLRPRSLSPGAEFEDRNKRPAIVCDFFARGWCVKGSSCRFLHLKDGTGKGDVPVASLENEVKVDAGLRHDMDASKISAFPEPLASSATSSFSAKSHFPSERFLPKEHGENLGWHQFPEEHRLSSVLRGSPSSGLLQEASGSKSLPHYDFQQFSSTRDDLGKFSSLQDVDSENPRGSLGPDYKFHSTGSIISTSLYGGSSDPSVYDRSVREPLSLKQHSRSTVNDHTLPVFSSSTSFPSIGLSPPSSYISSSFGGLDGDREYHVSHSASLPQNSSSPFYSRSEPDRFPAGRKLQASSNDWEPSVPFRPSFFFGPAGISSPGSQYDPLLDSIEPHTGGHKSFQVSSSSLGAGIRHMPYQLTNCDSGLTWLHGPEYNTENHSLSYNHQSHGSVMEKNIHSHGLHKAADETFGTSVADNQTKVSTPKEGKTERPGHGHVVDVAKTKLSGHDPNPRYQTDARHKKESKSGGGRHSNETGLHQTPRQNQDMDAQNKESKTLKLFRAALVDFVKELIKPSWREGHLRKDAHKSIVKKAVEKVISTLQLHQVPTTPELINQYLSSSRSKIAKLVEGYVDKYVKSSAASG, encoded by the exons ATTCTAGCCAAGAAATCAAGTCTGAGGGGCATGATGAGGACTTGAGGTCAGGTTCCCGTTCCTCTACTCCGGAAAAATCTAAACCAATTCTTCCAACAGATATTTGTGACATGGAAG GTGTTGAAGCCTCACCAAATAAGAAAGCTCCTTGTGATGCTCCAAGATTCTATAGTGAAGTCTATACTGGTAATGAAGCTCATTTAAGTAATTATGATCCCTTGGGTGCTTACAACACTACATCCTTGTCTGATAATGAGAAATTGGGAGCTGCCGAGACCCTGATGAGTAATGGCTCCAGGAAGAAAGATTCTAATGGTGTCCTAAATACTGAGGAAGACACTAAGCGAATAGATATCAAGGAAGGGAAGGACCTGAAGCTAAGGGTGTCAAG TTTGCCTACTTCCCAGCTAAGGCCTAGAAGTTTGTCCCCTGGTGCTGAATTTGAGGACCGAAACAAGCGCCCTGCAATTGTTTGTGACTTTTTTGCTAGAGGTTGGTGCGTGAAGGGGAGTTCTTGTAGGTTTCTGCATCTGAAAGATGGTACCGGTAAGGGAGACGTGCCTGTTGCAAGTTTGGAAAACGAAGTTAAGGTGGATGCAG GTTTGAGACATGATATGGATGCATCAAAAATTTCTGCTTTTCCTGAACCATTGGCTTCTTCAGCCACAAGTAGTTTTTCAGCAAAGTCTCATTTCCCTTCAGAAAGATTCCTACCCAAGGAGCATGGAGAAAATCTTGGGTGGCATCAGTTCCCTGAAGAGCATaggctttcttcagttctgagaGGCAGCCCGTCTTCAGGCTTATTGCAGGAGGCGAGTGGGTCAAAATCACTACCCCACTATGACTTCCAGCAATTTTCTTCAACTAGAGATGATCTTGGGAAGTTCTCCTCTCTTCAAGATGTGGACAGTGAGAATCCAAGGGGTAGTTTGGGTCCTGATTATAAATTTCATTCAACTGGCTCAATTATATCAACTAGCTTGTACGGAGGCAGTAGCGATCCCTCTGTTTATGACAGAAGTGTGAGGGAACCACTGAGTCTAAAACAGCATAGTCGATCCACGGTCAATGATCATACTTTACCAGTTTTCAGCTCCAGCACTTCCTTTCCATCGATAGGCTTATCACCACCATCCTCTTATATCTCTTCCTCTTTTGGTGGTTTGGATGGTGATCGGGAATATCATGTTTCTCATTCTGCTTCCTTGCCTCAAAATTCCTCATCACCATTTTACTCAAGATCAGAACCAGACCGGTTTCCTGCAGGACGTAAACTACAGGCTAGTTCAAATGACTGGGAGCCATCTGTACCTTTTCGaccatcttttttctttggtcCGGCAGGTATATCATCTCCTGGAAGCCAATATGACCCCCTTCTTGATAGCATTGAGCCACATACTGGAGGACATAAATCCTTTCAGGTTTCTTCCTCAAGTCTGGGGGCAGGCATCCGACATATGCCATATCAGCTGACAAACTGTGACTCTGGTTTAACTTGGTTGCACGGCCCAGAATATAATACTGAAAACCATTCACTTTCTTATAACCATCAGTCCCATGGCAGTGTAATGGAAAAGAATATTCATTCTCATGGCTTGCATAAGGCTGCTGATGAGACTTTTGGAACTTCCGTAGCTGACAACCAAACTAAAGTTTCTACACCTAAAGAAGGGAAGACCGAGAGGCCTGGTCATGGCCATGTTGTAGATGTtgcaaaaacaaaattaagTGGTCATGATCCTAATCCTAGATATCAAACAGATGCTAGGCACAAAAAGGAATCCAAGTCAGGTGGGGGTAGACATAGCAATGAAACTGGTCTTCATCAAACTCCACGACAAAATCAAGACATGGATGCACAAAACAAGGAATCAAAAACACTTAAACTTTTCCGTGCCGCCCTTGTGGATTTTGTGAAAGAATTGATTAAACCATCTTGGCGTGAGGGTCATTTGAGGAAGGATGCACACAAAAGTATTGTTAAAAAAGCAGTTGAAAAGGTCATTAGCACATTGCAGCTGCATCAAGTTCCTACTACACCAGAATTGATTAACCAATATCTATCTTCTTCCCGATCTAAAATTGCAAAGCTTGTTGAG GGATATGTTGATAAATATGTCAAGTCTTCAGCTGCCAGTGGCTGA
- the LOC122093654 gene encoding protein FRIGIDA-ESSENTIAL 1-like isoform X1, with amino-acid sequence MPSSSFISTSPSEGDDMAVTAEASDKGSDSEIENNDDGDEYGGSEEEVEDEGDSANGEERVVDLSDSENVAGDALNDSSQEIKSEGHDEDLRSGSRSSTPEKSKPILPTDICDMEGSVEASPNKKAPCDAPRFYSEVYTGNEAHLSNYDPLGAYNTTSLSDNEKLGAAETLMSNGSRKKDSNGVLNTEEDTKRIDIKEGKDLKLRVSSLPTSQLRPRSLSPGAEFEDRNKRPAIVCDFFARGWCVKGSSCRFLHLKDGTGKGDVPVASLENEVKVDAGLRHDMDASKISAFPEPLASSATSSFSAKSHFPSERFLPKEHGENLGWHQFPEEHRLSSVLRGSPSSGLLQEASGSKSLPHYDFQQFSSTRDDLGKFSSLQDVDSENPRGSLGPDYKFHSTGSIISTSLYGGSSDPSVYDRSVREPLSLKQHSRSTVNDHTLPVFSSSTSFPSIGLSPPSSYISSSFGGLDGDREYHVSHSASLPQNSSSPFYSRSEPDRFPAGRKLQASSNDWEPSVPFRPSFFFGPAGISSPGSQYDPLLDSIEPHTGGHKSFQVSSSSLGAGIRHMPYQLTNCDSGLTWLHGPEYNTENHSLSYNHQSHGSVMEKNIHSHGLHKAADETFGTSVADNQTKVSTPKEGKTERPGHGHVVDVAKTKLSGHDPNPRYQTDARHKKESKSGGGRHSNETGLHQTPRQNQDMDAQNKESKTLKLFRAALVDFVKELIKPSWREGHLRKDAHKSIVKKAVEKVISTLQLHQVPTTPELINQYLSSSRSKIAKLVEGYVDKYVKSSAASG; translated from the exons ATTCTAGCCAAGAAATCAAGTCTGAGGGGCATGATGAGGACTTGAGGTCAGGTTCCCGTTCCTCTACTCCGGAAAAATCTAAACCAATTCTTCCAACAGATATTTGTGACATGGAAGGTA GTGTTGAAGCCTCACCAAATAAGAAAGCTCCTTGTGATGCTCCAAGATTCTATAGTGAAGTCTATACTGGTAATGAAGCTCATTTAAGTAATTATGATCCCTTGGGTGCTTACAACACTACATCCTTGTCTGATAATGAGAAATTGGGAGCTGCCGAGACCCTGATGAGTAATGGCTCCAGGAAGAAAGATTCTAATGGTGTCCTAAATACTGAGGAAGACACTAAGCGAATAGATATCAAGGAAGGGAAGGACCTGAAGCTAAGGGTGTCAAG TTTGCCTACTTCCCAGCTAAGGCCTAGAAGTTTGTCCCCTGGTGCTGAATTTGAGGACCGAAACAAGCGCCCTGCAATTGTTTGTGACTTTTTTGCTAGAGGTTGGTGCGTGAAGGGGAGTTCTTGTAGGTTTCTGCATCTGAAAGATGGTACCGGTAAGGGAGACGTGCCTGTTGCAAGTTTGGAAAACGAAGTTAAGGTGGATGCAG GTTTGAGACATGATATGGATGCATCAAAAATTTCTGCTTTTCCTGAACCATTGGCTTCTTCAGCCACAAGTAGTTTTTCAGCAAAGTCTCATTTCCCTTCAGAAAGATTCCTACCCAAGGAGCATGGAGAAAATCTTGGGTGGCATCAGTTCCCTGAAGAGCATaggctttcttcagttctgagaGGCAGCCCGTCTTCAGGCTTATTGCAGGAGGCGAGTGGGTCAAAATCACTACCCCACTATGACTTCCAGCAATTTTCTTCAACTAGAGATGATCTTGGGAAGTTCTCCTCTCTTCAAGATGTGGACAGTGAGAATCCAAGGGGTAGTTTGGGTCCTGATTATAAATTTCATTCAACTGGCTCAATTATATCAACTAGCTTGTACGGAGGCAGTAGCGATCCCTCTGTTTATGACAGAAGTGTGAGGGAACCACTGAGTCTAAAACAGCATAGTCGATCCACGGTCAATGATCATACTTTACCAGTTTTCAGCTCCAGCACTTCCTTTCCATCGATAGGCTTATCACCACCATCCTCTTATATCTCTTCCTCTTTTGGTGGTTTGGATGGTGATCGGGAATATCATGTTTCTCATTCTGCTTCCTTGCCTCAAAATTCCTCATCACCATTTTACTCAAGATCAGAACCAGACCGGTTTCCTGCAGGACGTAAACTACAGGCTAGTTCAAATGACTGGGAGCCATCTGTACCTTTTCGaccatcttttttctttggtcCGGCAGGTATATCATCTCCTGGAAGCCAATATGACCCCCTTCTTGATAGCATTGAGCCACATACTGGAGGACATAAATCCTTTCAGGTTTCTTCCTCAAGTCTGGGGGCAGGCATCCGACATATGCCATATCAGCTGACAAACTGTGACTCTGGTTTAACTTGGTTGCACGGCCCAGAATATAATACTGAAAACCATTCACTTTCTTATAACCATCAGTCCCATGGCAGTGTAATGGAAAAGAATATTCATTCTCATGGCTTGCATAAGGCTGCTGATGAGACTTTTGGAACTTCCGTAGCTGACAACCAAACTAAAGTTTCTACACCTAAAGAAGGGAAGACCGAGAGGCCTGGTCATGGCCATGTTGTAGATGTtgcaaaaacaaaattaagTGGTCATGATCCTAATCCTAGATATCAAACAGATGCTAGGCACAAAAAGGAATCCAAGTCAGGTGGGGGTAGACATAGCAATGAAACTGGTCTTCATCAAACTCCACGACAAAATCAAGACATGGATGCACAAAACAAGGAATCAAAAACACTTAAACTTTTCCGTGCCGCCCTTGTGGATTTTGTGAAAGAATTGATTAAACCATCTTGGCGTGAGGGTCATTTGAGGAAGGATGCACACAAAAGTATTGTTAAAAAAGCAGTTGAAAAGGTCATTAGCACATTGCAGCTGCATCAAGTTCCTACTACACCAGAATTGATTAACCAATATCTATCTTCTTCCCGATCTAAAATTGCAAAGCTTGTTGAG GGATATGTTGATAAATATGTCAAGTCTTCAGCTGCCAGTGGCTGA
- the LOC122093654 gene encoding protein FRIGIDA-ESSENTIAL 1-like isoform X4: protein MPSSSFISTSPSEGDDMAVTAEASDKGSDSEIENNDDGDEYGGSEEEVEDEGDSANGEERVVDLSDSENVADSSQEIKSEGHDEDLRSGSRSSTPEKSKPILPTDICDMEGVEASPNKKAPCDAPRFYSEVYTGNEAHLSNYDPLGAYNTTSLSDNEKLGAAETLMSNGSRKKDSNGVLNTEEDTKRIDIKEGKDLKLRVSSLPTSQLRPRSLSPGAEFEDRNKRPAIVCDFFARGWCVKGSSCRFLHLKDGTGKGDVPVASLENEVKVDAGLRHDMDASKISAFPEPLASSATSSFSAKSHFPSERFLPKEHGENLGWHQFPEEHRLSSVLRGSPSSGLLQEASGSKSLPHYDFQQFSSTRDDLGKFSSLQDVDSENPRGSLGPDYKFHSTGSIISTSLYGGSSDPSVYDRSVREPLSLKQHSRSTVNDHTLPVFSSSTSFPSIGLSPPSSYISSSFGGLDGDREYHVSHSASLPQNSSSPFYSRSEPDRFPAGRKLQASSNDWEPSVPFRPSFFFGPAGISSPGSQYDPLLDSIEPHTGGHKSFQVSSSSLGAGIRHMPYQLTNCDSGLTWLHGPEYNTENHSLSYNHQSHGSVMEKNIHSHGLHKAADETFGTSVADNQTKVSTPKEGKTERPGHGHVVDVAKTKLSGHDPNPRYQTDARHKKESKSGGGRHSNETGLHQTPRQNQDMDAQNKESKTLKLFRAALVDFVKELIKPSWREGHLRKDAHKSIVKKAVEKVISTLQLHQVPTTPELINQYLSSSRSKIAKLVEGYVDKYVKSSAASG from the exons ATTCTAGCCAAGAAATCAAGTCTGAGGGGCATGATGAGGACTTGAGGTCAGGTTCCCGTTCCTCTACTCCGGAAAAATCTAAACCAATTCTTCCAACAGATATTTGTGACATGGAAG GTGTTGAAGCCTCACCAAATAAGAAAGCTCCTTGTGATGCTCCAAGATTCTATAGTGAAGTCTATACTGGTAATGAAGCTCATTTAAGTAATTATGATCCCTTGGGTGCTTACAACACTACATCCTTGTCTGATAATGAGAAATTGGGAGCTGCCGAGACCCTGATGAGTAATGGCTCCAGGAAGAAAGATTCTAATGGTGTCCTAAATACTGAGGAAGACACTAAGCGAATAGATATCAAGGAAGGGAAGGACCTGAAGCTAAGGGTGTCAAG TTTGCCTACTTCCCAGCTAAGGCCTAGAAGTTTGTCCCCTGGTGCTGAATTTGAGGACCGAAACAAGCGCCCTGCAATTGTTTGTGACTTTTTTGCTAGAGGTTGGTGCGTGAAGGGGAGTTCTTGTAGGTTTCTGCATCTGAAAGATGGTACCGGTAAGGGAGACGTGCCTGTTGCAAGTTTGGAAAACGAAGTTAAGGTGGATGCAG GTTTGAGACATGATATGGATGCATCAAAAATTTCTGCTTTTCCTGAACCATTGGCTTCTTCAGCCACAAGTAGTTTTTCAGCAAAGTCTCATTTCCCTTCAGAAAGATTCCTACCCAAGGAGCATGGAGAAAATCTTGGGTGGCATCAGTTCCCTGAAGAGCATaggctttcttcagttctgagaGGCAGCCCGTCTTCAGGCTTATTGCAGGAGGCGAGTGGGTCAAAATCACTACCCCACTATGACTTCCAGCAATTTTCTTCAACTAGAGATGATCTTGGGAAGTTCTCCTCTCTTCAAGATGTGGACAGTGAGAATCCAAGGGGTAGTTTGGGTCCTGATTATAAATTTCATTCAACTGGCTCAATTATATCAACTAGCTTGTACGGAGGCAGTAGCGATCCCTCTGTTTATGACAGAAGTGTGAGGGAACCACTGAGTCTAAAACAGCATAGTCGATCCACGGTCAATGATCATACTTTACCAGTTTTCAGCTCCAGCACTTCCTTTCCATCGATAGGCTTATCACCACCATCCTCTTATATCTCTTCCTCTTTTGGTGGTTTGGATGGTGATCGGGAATATCATGTTTCTCATTCTGCTTCCTTGCCTCAAAATTCCTCATCACCATTTTACTCAAGATCAGAACCAGACCGGTTTCCTGCAGGACGTAAACTACAGGCTAGTTCAAATGACTGGGAGCCATCTGTACCTTTTCGaccatcttttttctttggtcCGGCAGGTATATCATCTCCTGGAAGCCAATATGACCCCCTTCTTGATAGCATTGAGCCACATACTGGAGGACATAAATCCTTTCAGGTTTCTTCCTCAAGTCTGGGGGCAGGCATCCGACATATGCCATATCAGCTGACAAACTGTGACTCTGGTTTAACTTGGTTGCACGGCCCAGAATATAATACTGAAAACCATTCACTTTCTTATAACCATCAGTCCCATGGCAGTGTAATGGAAAAGAATATTCATTCTCATGGCTTGCATAAGGCTGCTGATGAGACTTTTGGAACTTCCGTAGCTGACAACCAAACTAAAGTTTCTACACCTAAAGAAGGGAAGACCGAGAGGCCTGGTCATGGCCATGTTGTAGATGTtgcaaaaacaaaattaagTGGTCATGATCCTAATCCTAGATATCAAACAGATGCTAGGCACAAAAAGGAATCCAAGTCAGGTGGGGGTAGACATAGCAATGAAACTGGTCTTCATCAAACTCCACGACAAAATCAAGACATGGATGCACAAAACAAGGAATCAAAAACACTTAAACTTTTCCGTGCCGCCCTTGTGGATTTTGTGAAAGAATTGATTAAACCATCTTGGCGTGAGGGTCATTTGAGGAAGGATGCACACAAAAGTATTGTTAAAAAAGCAGTTGAAAAGGTCATTAGCACATTGCAGCTGCATCAAGTTCCTACTACACCAGAATTGATTAACCAATATCTATCTTCTTCCCGATCTAAAATTGCAAAGCTTGTTGAG GGATATGTTGATAAATATGTCAAGTCTTCAGCTGCCAGTGGCTGA